A stretch of DNA from Acanthochromis polyacanthus isolate Apoly-LR-REF ecotype Palm Island chromosome 21, KAUST_Apoly_ChrSc, whole genome shotgun sequence:
TCTTACACCCACTTCAACTGTTAAAAACCTTGGCATACTTTTCGACTCCACCCTCAGTTTTCAACCTCACATAAAGCAGCTGTCTAAGACTGCCTTTTTTCACCTCCGCAACATCGGTCGCCTCCGCCCTTTCCTCACTGACACTGACGCACAAACTCTGGTTCACTCCTTCATCATGTCCCATATAGATTGTTGTAATTCCTTGCTCCTTGGTCTCCCAGCATCATCCCTACAGAAACTTCAGTACATCCAGAACTCAGCAGCTCGTGTCCTCACTCACACCAACCGCTCCTCTCACATCACTCCCATCCTTCGTCAACTTCACTGGCTCCCCGTTCAGTCCCGCATCatattcaaaactctcctcctcacTTTCAAAGCTCTCCATAATCTGGCCCCTCTGTACCTCAATGAACTTCTGACCCCCTACTCACCCTCTCGCTCTCTCCGGTCCTCCAGCTCCAacctcctctccatccctcaAACCAAACTCTCCAccgtgggggtgggggtggggtggggtggggtgggggggcggTCTTTCAGTGCTGTTGCCCCGAAGCTCTGGAACTAACTCCCCCAAACCCTCTGTGATTGTCACTCCTTCTCTACTTTCAAATCTCTGCTCAAAACTCATcttttcaataataattttgcctcctcctccttgtagttttgtttttgttctgttgttgttctttttgtttatgTAAAGCGACCTTGGGTTTGTGaaaggcgctatataaattgaacatattattattatttattcccCATGATATGGTATTGTAAGTGGCCACctttattttaacaaatgttACATGTACATTAGTTATGATCAGAATTTATTTGAACATTAGGGGGATGCATTAGATAGGGGTTTAGGCATCTATCCATTGGAATTGTTTAGTAataatttctgtcattctggtgaatttttgaatgctaatttatttattttctgcatcaatttatgGCTGATATGTCTATTTGTgtaaaagacaacacaaaattCAAGAAGCATGAGCTAATGTTAAAGTGAAAACTGATATGCACAGGGACAATGCACTCTTTCTATTGAAGTTGTCATTCTGATTAATTAAGATGCATCATGTTTTCGTTATGTACAGTACTGTCCTGgataaaataactgtaaaaggaACAGtatttgaataatttaaaacaTATATCCCGTTGTGATATGATATCTCatataatgaaaaaagaaaacaaaaagttttaaTATTGTTATGAACGGTTATACAGCCTATATACTGGTTTTTACGTGTTAAGTTGTAATGAGTTATTATTGTAAAACCAAACTGCGACATCTTGTGGCTTCTTTGATTATTACATCTGCAACTAAAAATCTCGGAGGCGGGTCTTCTCTGTGCGTAAGCACACTGTCTCTCGCGATATTTCCTTTGGTATATAGATGCAGTTCGCCCCTCTGTAGGCCTCTTTGAATCGGATTGGAGACAAAATGGTGAGCCTTTTCTAGCTGATGCTTACTCTTGAAAGTGGATCTGTCCTTCATCTGAGGCATCCGCTGCTTAATAACTTGTTTATTACACTCAGATTGCTTTTATGTAAAATTGTAATACAGTCTTTGGCAGATTTTTGAGGTAtttcagacagaaatgtcaACCTGCTCGGATGCATGCATAGGCATGCCGGCAATACAGGCTCCAAAATGGCTGCTTTTAGCAGGCCTGTGctaaagttttaaaacatttgggAAGCTAAGTCATTATCAGTACGTTAGTTACTtatgttaatatattttttaagaaaattgGAAGCTTAAAAATAAAGACTGGGTTGTCTTTTGACACGTCAGATTTAACAGCCGACCCGGAGGTTGGGTGGCTAACAGGCTGCTAACAGCGTGGTAAACCTGAATGCAACTTAACACTGATAACCTAAATCTACGTTCAGTAAGTATAATATCACTAAGGGTAACATGCGCAACTCGGTTAAATGTTGTTGCAGACAGTTCTGAACATATTACTTAATCATGGCCCAGCTAACAGCTTGTTCTCTCCACAGTCCCACCGTAAGTTTTCGGCCCCCCGTCACGGGTCTCTGGGCTTTTTGCCCCGCAAGAGAAGCAAACGTCATCGTGGTAAGGCCAAGAGCTTCCCCAAGGATGACCCCAGCAAGCCCGTCCACCTCACTGCCTTCCTGGGCTACAAGGCCGGCATGACGCACATTGTCCGTGAGGTCGACAGACCTGGCTCAAGTGAGTACAATCAGGCCATAAATGAGAACGTGTTGTGCACCAAAAAGGTGGATTGGGTGTTGAACATTAGTGATAATGGACCCTTTTTCACTGCAGCCACTTTAGTTTGTAATAGCAGGAGAACAAGGTGTTACTACACAATAACTTTGTTTAAAGCATGACCACATTCTCCATgctttttggaacattttaagAGATTGGTTAAGTTTTTCAACAGAACACCACATTTCTGTAGGTTCTGCCTCTTATTCGGTTTGCTGCATATTTTTAAATGCCTTCGAAGACACTTGAAGGTTATGCAGTTTAGAGGGTGATTTATAATGTAGTATTAAAGTATCTGCAGTGGAAAGGGTCTGAGGATGACGCTCTGCCTGTGATGAGACTCTCGACGGGCGGACAGAATGGGTTTATACCCCCTTGCTGAATGTCGAGTACTGAGTGCAGTCTATATCATGAATCTAAAtgtgcccttttttttttttttactttgacaagctaaattcattaaatgtaatgtctTTTCCTCATGCAGAGGTGAACAAGAAGGAAGTTGTTGAGGCTGTGACCATTGTGGAAACTCCTCCTATGATCGTGGTCGGGGTTGTGGGTTATGTCAACACCCCCCGTGGCCTGCGTTCCCTGAGAACCATCTTTGCTGAGCATGTCAGTGATGAGTGCAAGCGTCGCTTCTACAAGAACTGGTGAGTCTCAGAATGAGAGCTGATTTGTAATTAAAGTGAAGCAGTTAGTTGCCAGTGGAAATGAAACCAGTCCTACAGTTTCACTGAGCGAGTCTAACATAACGGTGGCCCCTGTGGCAGCTCCGCTCAGGTGCCGTGTGCCCTGATGAGCTCCGGGCTCCTCTGGCCAGTGGAAAGTGCTTCTTAGAAACTGTGCCATGAGCCAAAATCCTTACCGGCTGATGCAGCCCCCTTATCCACATGGAGGGTGGGCAAGCAGCCATGCACAGTGTTCTTCCGCTGGCCCTTTGGGGTTATGAAGGACCTGTGCCAACATCTGTCGCTTCGTGCTCTCAGGTACAAGTCCAAGAAGAAGGCCTTCACCAAGTACTGCAAGAAATGGCAGGATGATGAGGGCAAGAAGCAGCTGGAGAAGGACTTTGCTGCCATGAAGAAGTACTGCCAGGTCATCCGCATCATCGCCCACACACAGGTTAGTTCATTTGAGGTGATCATTTAGTTTCTTACATGTCAGTGATGAGACCACGGAACTTGCGTCAGGCATGGCGCCCGACACCCTGTGAGGATATCTTCCATGCTGCCTTCCTTCTGAGACTACAAAGCTAAAACTTTCAGTCCACCTTGTGTTATTTGTGCTTACATTCTGTTCTGACTTGTTTCTGTACAGATGCGTCTGCTGCCTCTGAGGCAGAAGAAGGCTCACCTGATGGAGGTTCAGCTTAACGGCGGCACCATCTCTGATAAGGTGGACTGGGCTCGTGAGAAGCTGGAGCAGGCTGTCCCCATCGGTAGCGTCTTCTCCCAGGATGAGATGATCGACGTCATTGGTGTCACTAAGGGTCATGGATACAAGGGTAAGATCATTgaagtgttttaaatgtttatctaCAGCTTTTCTTAGTGTAGCTCGGGTGTTTAAATTTGTTGACTTACCAAATGTGATGTCTCATAGGTGTCACCAGCCGTTGGCACACAAAGAAACTTCCCCGCAAGACCCATCGTGGTCTGCGTAAGGTGGCCTGTATCGGTGCCTGGCATCCTGCCCGTGTGGCCTTCTCTGTGGCCCGTGCTGGTCAGAAGGGTTACCACCACCGTACCGAGATCAACAAGAAGATCTACAAGATCGGTCAGGGCTACCACACCAAGGATGGAAAGCTGGTGAAGAACAACGCCTCCACTGAGTACGATCTGTCCAACAAGAGCATCAACCCCCTGGTAGGGAACACTTTCGAAACTGTACGTGGTCCTGCAGTACTCCAACCTGGGAGCAGATGTGActgagtgtcttttttttaacttgcagGGTGGATTTGTTCACTATGGAGAGGTGACCAATGACTTCGTCATGGTAAAGGGCTGTGTTGTGGGGACCAAGAAGAGGGTGCTGACTCTGCGCAAGGTGAGGATGAAGTGCAGCAATTTTATATTTGGACAAAATGTGACTGATAATCTGACAACATGGTGTAAATGTAGTTAACATCTGGTGAAACTGAAAAGGCTCCTACCTTCTGGCTGGAAGATTAGATTGATCTATATTAAACTTGTATTGTCATGAACATTAAGTTCTGATTTTGACTTTCTTTTTCTCTAGTCTCTGCTGGTGCAGACCAGCCGTCGTGCTTTGGAGAAGATCGACCTCAAGTTTATCGACACCACCTCCAAGTTCGGTCATGGTCGCTTCCAGACCCTGGAGGAAAAGAAGGCGTTCATGGTAAGACTTAATGCTTTCAGGCAAATTTTACAATTCCTTATTTTCTTAGTTTTCCTGTTTGAGCAACATAAATGAGGCACATTCCTGTCATGTTAATCTGTTTAAAAACTAGACAACAAATATCTAATTTTGAAAAGTTCAATGTGCAGTTTCTGCATTAACTGATCAGGATTTAACACATTTGAGTTTAGTTTTCCCTAAATGGCCATGGGAGGATAAGTTTCAACTTTCTATGCAAAAATATTGCAAGAAAATATTACAGGTTACAAAATGTTTGTAGGATTCTGGGTGATGTAAAACACCAGTAATTGAGTGGTGTAATGGTGGGTTGGTTgatttttagctttaaaaaagTGGATGTAGCTGAAATTTCATCAATTACTGGTAAATTAAATTCTTGTTGCTCTAGATAATGCAAAAAGAAGATATGGTGCTGTGACCTAATGTGTATTAAAGGTCTTAAAAGCCTTGAAATGTAACTTTAAAACCTTTTAACCATGATTATAGCATTGCAGACTGTTGATTACTTTCTATCGTTTCCCTGCACTGTTCGTAACCTGGTTCAGTCT
This window harbors:
- the rpl3 gene encoding 60S ribosomal protein L3, whose amino-acid sequence is MSHRKFSAPRHGSLGFLPRKRSKRHRGKAKSFPKDDPSKPVHLTAFLGYKAGMTHIVREVDRPGSKVNKKEVVEAVTIVETPPMIVVGVVGYVNTPRGLRSLRTIFAEHVSDECKRRFYKNWYKSKKKAFTKYCKKWQDDEGKKQLEKDFAAMKKYCQVIRIIAHTQMRLLPLRQKKAHLMEVQLNGGTISDKVDWAREKLEQAVPIGSVFSQDEMIDVIGVTKGHGYKGVTSRWHTKKLPRKTHRGLRKVACIGAWHPARVAFSVARAGQKGYHHRTEINKKIYKIGQGYHTKDGKLVKNNASTEYDLSNKSINPLGGFVHYGEVTNDFVMVKGCVVGTKKRVLTLRKSLLVQTSRRALEKIDLKFIDTTSKFGHGRFQTLEEKKAFMGPLKKDRIAKEETA